CAAATTATTGTATTTGATGAAGCTATAACAAATATTGGAAACGCATACAATTCACACCATGGGGGATTCGTGGCACCCGTTGCCGGGACATACGTTTTCCACGTGACCATGATGGGCAAAAACGCCCATGCGGTGACAGGCAACCACTTCAATGCATATATTGATGTTGATGGCAGGACATATTCGCAGCTGTGGGTTGTACCTGGAGAACAGTCTTCACAGATGTTTATCATCGAGTTATCAGCGGGCAAAACGGTATCGGTGAAGAACCATATTCTAGACGACGGGTTTGTTGGACAGCATATGTCTACCTTCTCTGGCTTTCTATTGTATGAGCACTACCGCTCACCAGCTATCGtaggaaaataaaataacaataattattcaacttttattatttcctttatttatcATTAACACTTCGTATGCGTAAACCCAACAGGACACAGAGCTATTATAGATCGAGAAATATGCAGGAgctttaattgaaaataaattaattttacgtGATTTTGTGCATTTTCCAACTAGAATTCTAGCATTTCTATAAATTTAACACTCataaaaattttgatgaaaacaatTGCGTTAAAAGATGTAAACATTTAACATTGGTTACATGAGGCCTCCGTAGGCTAGAGGTTAATGTCGTTTACTTGCCCTTTGCCACTGTGGGCTCGAAACCTGACTTGAGGTGTAGAATTTGAAGCCAACCATAAGGCTTGCGGAAGACATCTTTTCCCATAGAATGTATCTTTGGTTATAATGTTGGTCAATTCTAAACGCACCGTATAACAGCTTAAaatgaatgatgatgatgatgatgtaatGATTAACGATGATCGAGTACAATCGAACAGAACTCGCGTAAAGTGTCAGACAATCAATGTTAAAGAACTTGACTCGATGTCCCTAGTCATCCTACTGATATGTTTGGGTTGTTGTGATTCGTGGATTCTATCTGTACATTGCCGCATCTATAAAATCTCCGCACGACAAAATAACCAACTTACCAGAAGTGTCTTATGCCAAAGAAAATATGCAGTATAGTGTAGCCATAAATAACATCCAGTCGTAACCGGTTAAGTGGCAATTCCTTGCACTGATGGAAATAATGTCGGTTTTCCATGAAAACTCGcgggaaaatgtaaataaaaatgaatagcCAATTTTCCAAAGATCATTTGCGTGATTTACATTTGTCTTTATGTGTTCTGAAGTCGGGTTCAGATTCCTTTAAAGTCAGCtgtcaaaacaaacatattcctggGTTAATTACAGAGTAAACAATCGGACACGGGTATGAGACATTACGTTAGTCTATGGAACAGTGATGCTTATGAATTGGATGCCACCAATTAAAAATTACTCGATTACTGACACGCTTTGCAGTAAGCTTAAAACCTTAAGTCTGCGTGCCCCCAAAAAAGGGCAACAGCCGAATATTTTTAAGACAATTTTGTCCAACATATTAGATAGGTCATTATATAACACGACTCGCAATTTGCTTGAACGATACGTTACTTTAGTAAACTGAGCTTAATATGatgctttaatatttaaacaaacaagaaacaGGAAGCAGGAGTATAAATTGTCCAACCTTGTTCAGCTTCAGGGTAGACGctaaatattcataaagaaacaCTGTAATATAATTCTGAAAATTACACAAAGAACTGAAACACAACAGCTTATCAGGCTTTCTCGATCTAAGCGTAATTTTATTCCATTAACGTTTATCGTGAATACTGGCGAAGCATCCAGTTCACGCGTATTCGTGGCACAATTAATTAATATATGTTTCCACGTGACTGTGATTAGCAGAGATGTCCATGCATCAACCACTTCATTGCACATGTGGATTTGGATAGTATGAGATATTCGCAAAACGGTGTCAGTTAAGACCACAATCTGATTATTTAGAAGGATCGAGTCAGATTACGAAGGCTATTCTAGACGACGATTTTGTTAGCAAGCACATGTCTattttttctgacattttgttgTATGAGCACTATGTACAATTCTCCATTTATTGTAGGAAAATATTACAGTAAAGCAGTTTTTTATAATTTCCTTTCAGTATTATTAAGTTTTGAGTGTGTACGTCGTACTGAGCATAGAACTATACTGTAATAGGTCGAGAAATAGAACTATGCAGAGTTGAATTTCGCGATAGTAAGATGATATTGTGTTACATGAGCACTGGACTGGCTTGGTCAATCTTGAACATGCAGGTATCTCAAAGTTTCTGTAATTTTGATATTGGTGGCAGCAGCCACAAAAAGTGAtcaattttatcattatattacaGTACACTATTCCTAAACAAGttgattaccggacgcctagtccattttttttttcaaaggtagatctacatgtttaaaaatacttctttttaacAACTTCTCATGACGTAGCACTTGGCAGTTGTTTGTTAAACTTAGTTTGTAGTATCCTTTTATTTGACTGGAAATAGATGATgtcagagctaaaatagaaaaatctttaagtCTTTAAACCACTTTGCATTATGAACTTGACTGGCCAAACGTGATTTGAAGAACCCTTGACAGGAGTTCCCTAAAGTTTCCCTAATGGTTACGCATTATGGGCCGTCACAGTAAACAGCTACTTCTTTTCATAAACTGCATAGCatatgttcaccaaacttggtcagaaacaaAGACAAAGTTTAGCGACTTCGGCGAATTTGGAGCTCTTGTTATCTGTATTAGTCTAAGAAAAGAGCATCTCATCTATATGTGCAACAGTATCGACATCATTTATGTATCGACTTTTGAATTTATTTACGAAATGGTATATTTTTTAGTTTAACATGAAcatgaagaaaatgttttaacttaAACCGTTTCACCTTTAAGCCTTAGAATGGTCCGTCCCAGTCTGAAGGCTATAATTCAGTTATGGATTTGTTACAATCTATCGACCTTTTCACTTTTTTGTTTCTCTATATGGAATCTACAGTAATTCTCTATTATCAACACAGAGGTCATAAGGCAAAACACAATTGTTACCTGTTCATATCATGTATCAAATCTGACTTGGGTTGTGTCATGTTTCAAAGGCGTAAAACGTTAAAATTACTAGATAGATGAAGTTCGTTCTCCCGAATGCCTTCTTTGTTAGGAAATGTGTGTAACACTATAAATTACTAAGCCGCGTTTTCGACACGGAGAAACTTAACATTTTAGGCATAGCCAATCGTATAACACATTATCTAATTTTCGAATTAAAACGAAGTCGTGACTTATTGTGTATTGGGATTGCACATAATCATGGCACATTTATTCAGACTACTTTTCTTCATAACTACTCTGACTTCTTTCCAACAAGCCGCGGCAAATATTCCAAATGATGAAGTGTTTTTCGTTTTGCTTGACCGGATAGACAGACTTGAAGCCAGTGAAGCTGCTAATAAACGCGAAATAGCATCACTACAATCAGAAATGCGAACGATGAAAACTAGATTCCTGGAAAAGGAGGAGAGTCTTCTTTCTGAAATACACGATTTGAAATCAAAGCTATCGGATAATGATTTTGACCAAGATGTGAATGATTTAAGGCAGAAATTACCAGAAAAGCCCACCAAAGATGACAAGAAGCATGATACTAAGCCTTCAACATACAGCGCTGGGATCTTTCATCGTGATCTTTTCATTAAAGAAGAACATAGGTCAATGGAAGGTACTTGCAGTTTGTTATCTCTATAACGTATATCTTACCAAGAAAAGATAATGTTGTTCTAATGTTCACTCTGTCTGATAAATGTCCTTTAATCATTTAAGGCATTGACGGAGTTAAATTGGTTTacaatgataaagttatgaacaTTGCAGTTATTGATCAAAATGGTAGCCATTTCATTTTCGTGGCAATTCAAAGCAAAATGGTggcttttattcattttaaatatttatttgaattgtattttctttatattgaaaacaaaaatcttttttcagcTTAAATAAAAGAATTTATCAACCTCATGAAACTATTCAAAGGGTTTGCTATATAAATTGAATTCTTCAGTGCGCAAATGACGACATGAACAATAAAATAACTGCCTCTGTGGTTAGTCATTTTATAGTCACAAGTGggataaaattgaaatttaattacgGGATGAGTATAATTTGACTGAAAATCAAATCTGATATGTAAACAGTTCATGTATTAATATACGTATTTATGTGGTACTTGAACAGTTCGAGAAGCAGTGGAGACAGAAGTCGCATTCTATGCAACGCACTCACAACATGATGTTCAACATCTCGGCCAGAATCagattattgtatttgatcaagCTATAACAAATATTGGAAACGCATATAATTCACACAATGGCAGATTCGTGGCACCCGTTGCCGGGACATACGTTTTCCACGTGACCATGATGGGCGGAGACACCCATGCGGTGACACGCAACCACTTCAATGCATATACTGATGTTGATGGCAGGACATATTCGCAGCTGTGGGTTCAACCTCACGAACAGTCTTCACAAATGTTTATCATCGAGCTTTCAGCGGGAAAAACGGTGTCGGTGAAGAACCATATTCTAGACGACGGGTTTGTTGGACAGCACATGTCTACTTTCTCTGGCTTTTTATTGTATGAGCACTACAGACCACCAGCTATTGtaggaaaataaaataacaataattattcaacatttattatttcctttatttatcATTACCACTTCGTATGTGTAAACCTAACAGGGCATAGAGCTATTATAGGTCGAGAAATATGCAGGagctttaactgaaaataaattttaatcaattGATTTTGTGGATTATCCAACTAGAATCCTAACATTTCTATAATTTTAACATTCTTAAatgttttgtgagaaaaaaagttaaaaatgtgaacatttaacACTGGTTACATGAGGCCTCCTTAAGCTAGAGGTCAATGTCGTtgaattcaaatcacttgccctttgCCACTGCGGGCGCGAAACCTGGCTTGAGATGTAGAATTCTTACATTTGAGGAAGCCAACCATAAGGCTTGCGGAAGACATCCGTTTTCCATAGAATGTATGTAATTTCTGATGCATCTTTGGTTAATGTTGGTCAGTTCTAAACGCATCGTCTAACTGCGGAATGATGATGGTGATGTAACGATTAACAATTGAACAGAACTCGCCTAAAGTATCAGACAATCAATGTTAAAGAGTTTGGCTCGATGTCCCTAGTCATCCTACTGATATGTTTGGGTTGTGATTCGCGGATTTTATCTGTACATAGCCGCATCTATAAAATCTCCGCACGACAAATAACCAACTTACCAGAAGTGTCTTATGCCAAAGAAAATATAGTGTTGCTTTAAGTGTCGCCATACATAACGTCCAGCCGTATTGTTAACCGGGAAAGTGGCAATAGACCATTCCTTGCAATGATGGAAATAATGTCGGTTTTCCGTGAAAACTCGcgggaaaatgtaaataaaaacgaATAGCAAATGAAGCGTCGGATTTCCAAAGATCATTATGTCTTTATGTGTTCTGAAGTCGGGTTCAGATTCCTTTAAAGTCAGCtgtcaaaacaaacatattcccgGGTTAATTACAGAGTAAATAATCGGACACGGGTATGAAACATTACGTTAGTCTATGGAACAGTGAAGCTTATGAATTGGATGCCACCAATTAAAAATTTCTCGATTACTGACACGCTTTGCAGTAAGCTTAAAACCTTAAAAGTCTGCGTGCCTAAAGAAAAGGGCAACAGCCGAATATTTTAAGAGAGTTTTGTCCAACATATTATGTCGTAATTAGGTCATTATAACACGACTCGCAATTTGCTTGAATTATACGTTACTTTAGTAAACTGagcttaaaataaagttttaatattaaacaaacaagaaacaGGAAGCAGGAGTATAAATTGTCCAACCTTGTTCAGCTTCGGGGTAGAcgctttaaatatttataaagaaacacTGTAATATAAAGAAGCTTCTCTATTTCT
This window of the Mercenaria mercenaria strain notata chromosome 5, MADL_Memer_1, whole genome shotgun sequence genome carries:
- the LOC123559073 gene encoding heavy metal-binding protein HIP-like, which produces MAHLFRLLFFITTLTSFQQAAANIPNDEVFFVLLDRIDRLEASEAANKREIASLQSEMRTMKTRFLEKEESLLSEIHDLKSKLSDNDFDQDVNDLRQKLPEKPTKDDKKHDTKPSTYSAGIFHRDLFIKEEHRSMEVREAVETEVAFYATHSQHDVQHLGQNQIIVFDQAITNIGNAYNSHNGRFVAPVAGTYVFHVTMMGGDTHAVTRNHFNAYTDVDGRTYSQLWVQPHEQSSQMFIIELSAGKTVSVKNHILDDGFVGQHMSTFSGFLLYEHYRPPAIVGK